A window of Longispora fulva contains these coding sequences:
- a CDS encoding copper resistance CopC family protein, with protein sequence MTTDTAEQSAPVRWWRRPWSRRLGAGIVVSMALLMGVIALTDPAPTALSALVPADGAGLATAPTEVAMEFTAPPITRDYHLTVATAHGVPVTSGPVRIDGTRVVVPVRITDPGVYLVGYHVRLDDGTESTGVSRFGVGQDTPPAPVGDPLAAPAGHVHTTKDPLSLVLVSVDVVLLAALASLLFRRPRVRRPPTG encoded by the coding sequence ATGACCACTGACACGGCCGAGCAGAGCGCTCCCGTCCGCTGGTGGCGACGGCCGTGGTCACGCCGGTTGGGCGCCGGGATCGTGGTGTCGATGGCACTCCTGATGGGGGTCATCGCCCTGACCGACCCGGCGCCCACCGCGCTGTCGGCCCTCGTGCCCGCCGACGGCGCCGGTCTGGCCACCGCGCCGACCGAGGTGGCGATGGAGTTCACCGCCCCGCCGATCACCCGCGACTACCACCTGACCGTCGCCACCGCCCACGGGGTACCCGTCACGTCCGGCCCGGTCCGGATCGACGGCACCCGGGTGGTCGTGCCCGTCCGGATCACGGACCCAGGCGTATATCTGGTGGGCTACCACGTCCGACTGGACGACGGCACCGAGTCCACCGGCGTCAGCCGCTTCGGCGTCGGCCAGGACACCCCGCCGGCGCCCGTGGGCGACCCCCTCGCGGCCCCGGCCGGTCACGTGCACACCACGAAGGACCCGCTGAGCCTCGTCCTCGTCAGTGTGGACGTGGTACTGCTCGCCGCCCTTGCCTCCCTGCTGTTCCGCCGCCCCCGGGTCCGCCGCCCCCCGACGGGATAG
- a CDS encoding acyl-CoA dehydrogenase family protein has product MPTSINVPTQEELVRRVRDIAPVIRATAEWSSENRRLHDDALRALTEAGVFRMRIPVRYGGYESDARTMVAVSDEIAQIDGSAAWVAVCSWVATWGLGLFPDEVQDEVFADPDVQVCTTIGPGSATAVPVDGGILVNGTWPCISGALSSRYQQIGAILLDPNGQPYPVMGPVLMSDLEITDNWHTTGFRGTGSVATTARDLFIPQERILPAPMVVNSQSASKLNAGTAMYRTPFISMGAASTVGVAIGMAKSIRDTFFERLPGRKITYTEYPSMSEAPVTHLRIAEAMMKLDEAEFHAQRLAATVDAKCASGDEWELLERGRSRADEGAAVRLVREATDTFALASGGSSAYTSVPIQRVVNDLHTFSLHAMMNPDVNAETYGRILCGADPNTYYI; this is encoded by the coding sequence ATGCCAACATCGATCAACGTCCCGACCCAGGAAGAGCTGGTGCGACGGGTGCGCGACATCGCGCCCGTCATCCGGGCCACCGCCGAGTGGTCGTCGGAGAACCGCCGGCTGCACGACGACGCGCTCCGGGCCCTGACAGAGGCCGGCGTCTTCCGGATGCGGATCCCGGTACGCTACGGCGGGTACGAGAGCGACGCGCGGACCATGGTCGCCGTATCTGACGAGATCGCCCAGATCGACGGGTCCGCCGCGTGGGTGGCCGTCTGTTCCTGGGTCGCCACCTGGGGCCTGGGCCTGTTCCCGGACGAGGTCCAGGACGAGGTGTTCGCGGACCCCGACGTGCAGGTCTGCACCACGATCGGCCCGGGCAGCGCGACAGCGGTCCCCGTGGACGGCGGCATCCTGGTCAACGGCACGTGGCCGTGCATCAGCGGTGCGCTCAGCAGCCGCTACCAGCAGATCGGGGCGATCCTCCTCGACCCGAACGGGCAGCCGTATCCCGTGATGGGTCCGGTCCTGATGTCGGACCTGGAGATCACCGACAACTGGCACACCACGGGCTTCCGCGGCACCGGGAGCGTCGCCACGACCGCGCGCGACCTGTTCATCCCCCAGGAGCGCATCCTGCCGGCGCCCATGGTGGTCAACAGCCAGTCGGCCTCGAAGCTCAACGCCGGCACCGCGATGTACCGGACCCCGTTCATCTCCATGGGCGCGGCGTCCACGGTCGGCGTCGCCATCGGCATGGCCAAGTCGATCCGGGACACCTTCTTCGAGCGGCTGCCCGGCCGCAAGATCACCTATACCGAGTACCCGAGCATGTCCGAGGCTCCGGTGACCCACCTGCGGATCGCCGAGGCGATGATGAAGCTCGACGAGGCGGAGTTCCACGCCCAGCGGCTGGCCGCCACCGTGGACGCCAAGTGCGCCTCCGGCGACGAATGGGAGCTGCTCGAACGCGGACGCAGCCGCGCGGACGAGGGCGCGGCCGTGCGCCTGGTCCGGGAGGCCACGGACACCTTCGCGCTGGCCAGCGGCGGCTCCTCGGCCTACACGTCGGTGCCGATCCAGCGGGTCGTCAACGACCTGCACACGTTCAGCCTGCACGCGATGATGAACCCCGACGTCAACGCCGAGACCTACGGCCGGATCCTGTGCGGGGCGGACCCCAACACCTACTACATCTGA
- a CDS encoding p-hydroxycinnamoyl CoA hydratase/lyase, which produces MIELETVNLEIDGPKATIFLNRPAKKNAMNPQMHKDMNEALDAIEADEAVKAVVITGNGNSFSAGMDLEECFLKPFEDPMLFYKTNLVALKWFQRLKAFPAVTIAKVNGYAFGGGFEVTGLCDLAVANESAKFGLSEINFGIFPAGGASWAAAHNLPRKQALYYILTGDTMTGREAETYGLVNKAVPADQLDAETDRLVGLIVNKNPITLRLAKEVYERTTTLDLPAAIDYDQAKLWELSRLSGNEWINVALKQFEKRAYQPGLSTYKREEVAS; this is translated from the coding sequence ATGATCGAGCTGGAGACCGTGAACCTCGAGATCGACGGGCCGAAGGCCACGATCTTCCTGAACCGGCCGGCGAAGAAGAACGCCATGAACCCGCAGATGCACAAGGACATGAACGAGGCCCTGGACGCGATCGAGGCCGACGAGGCCGTCAAGGCCGTCGTCATCACGGGCAACGGCAACAGCTTCAGCGCCGGTATGGACCTCGAGGAGTGCTTCCTCAAGCCGTTCGAGGACCCGATGTTGTTCTACAAGACCAACCTGGTCGCGCTGAAGTGGTTCCAGCGGCTCAAGGCGTTCCCGGCGGTCACCATCGCCAAGGTGAACGGGTACGCGTTCGGCGGCGGCTTCGAGGTCACCGGGCTCTGCGACCTGGCCGTCGCGAACGAGTCCGCGAAGTTCGGCCTCTCGGAGATCAACTTCGGGATCTTCCCGGCGGGGGGCGCGTCCTGGGCCGCGGCCCACAACCTGCCCCGCAAGCAGGCGCTCTACTACATTCTCACCGGCGACACGATGACCGGTCGGGAGGCCGAGACGTACGGGCTGGTGAACAAGGCCGTGCCGGCCGACCAGCTCGACGCGGAGACCGACCGGCTCGTGGGCCTGATCGTCAACAAGAACCCGATCACGCTGCGGCTGGCCAAGGAGGTCTACGAGCGCACGACCACCCTGGATCTGCCGGCGGCGATCGACTACGACCAGGCGAAGCTGTGGGAGCTCTCCCGGCTCAGCGGCAACGAGTGGATCAACGTGGCGCTCAAGCAGTTCGAGAAGCGCGCCTACCAGCCCGGTCTCAGCACCTACAAGCGGGAGGAAGTGGCCTCATGA